Proteins encoded within one genomic window of Thunnus albacares chromosome 13, fThuAlb1.1, whole genome shotgun sequence:
- the LOC122995084 gene encoding uncharacterized protein LOC122995084 isoform X3 encodes MLSKDMTSIYIILIALATTVLAKGSTKCSFSEPAGAQQCLGVLGQPLLFHLPNTKNREIKLIKDNKYIILKIAKNQTVTSHIEYVNQPEFFTNGTFKLGNAMKRHSGDYQVEEFGLNGTLLKQLSVHLEIRAPVSEPVVSQMCLSPEQMKVSCFSEGDEVELILSLDGYVLMHTRVHSQSPSCMTANMHSQAGSVTTPQDKAGASNVSISLHGQLMGNLTCHVWNSFSKHEAVIHLTGCKASNSDFLVGTVAMIAGAVIVLLVLLDPCLGIYQLHKKTQPTAIKEGISKDVILYSAVTYKMQHNIHIKC; translated from the exons TAGTAAAGACATGACGTCCATCTACATAATCCTCATAGCTCTCGCAACAACAGTGCTGGCAAAAG ggTCTACTAAATGCAGTTTCTCTGAGCCTGCCGGAGCTCAGCAGTGTCTTGGAGTCCTGGGTCAACCGTTGCTTTTTCATCTGCCAAATACAAAAAATAGAGAgataaaactgataaaagataacaaatatataatattgaaaatagcaaaaaatcAGACAGTGACTTCACACATTGAATATGTGAATCAGCCTGAATTCTTCACTAATGGAACATTCAAATTAGGTAATGCAATGAAGAGACACTCTGGGGATTACCAGGTGGAAGAATTTGGACTGAATGGTACTTTACTGAAACAACTCAGTGTACATTTAGAAATAAGAG CTCCTGTGTCAGAGCCAGTTGTGTCTCAGATGTGTTTGTCACCAGAACAAATGAAGGTCAGCTGTTTCTCTGAGGGAGATGAAGTCGAGCTCATTTTGAGTTTGGACGGTTACGTACTGATGCACACTAGAGTCCACAGCCAGTCCCCGAGCTGCATGACAGCAAACATGCACTCACAGGCTGGGAGTGTAACTACACCACAAGACAAAGCCGGTGCTTCAAATGTGAGCATCAGCTTACACGGTCAGCTGATGGGAAACTTGACCTGTCATGTTTGGAACAGTTTCAGCAAACATGAAGCTGTTATTCACCTGACAGGCTGTAAAG cTTCCAATTCCGACTTCCTTGTTGGGACTGTGGCTATGATAGCTGGTGCTGTTATTGTCCTTCTTGTCCTTTTGGACCCATGTCTTGGTATTTATCAGTTACATAAGAAAACACAACCCACAGCAATTAAGGAAG
- the LOC122995084 gene encoding uncharacterized protein LOC122995084 isoform X4 produces MTSIYIILIALATTVLAKGSTKCSFSEPAGAQQCLGVLGQPLLFHLPNTKNREIKLIKDNKYIILKIAKNQTVTSHIEYVNQPEFFTNGTFKLGNAMKRHSGDYQVEEFGLNGTLLKQLSVHLEIRAPVSEPVVSQMCLSPEQMKVSCFSEGDEVELILSLDGYVLMHTRVHSQSPSCMTANMHSQAGSVTTPQDKAGASNVSISLHGQLMGNLTCHVWNSFSKHEAVIHLTGCKASNSDFLVGTVAMIAGAVIVLLVLLDPCLGIYQLHKKTQPTAIKEGISKDVILYSAVTYKMQHNIHIKC; encoded by the exons ATGACGTCCATCTACATAATCCTCATAGCTCTCGCAACAACAGTGCTGGCAAAAG ggTCTACTAAATGCAGTTTCTCTGAGCCTGCCGGAGCTCAGCAGTGTCTTGGAGTCCTGGGTCAACCGTTGCTTTTTCATCTGCCAAATACAAAAAATAGAGAgataaaactgataaaagataacaaatatataatattgaaaatagcaaaaaatcAGACAGTGACTTCACACATTGAATATGTGAATCAGCCTGAATTCTTCACTAATGGAACATTCAAATTAGGTAATGCAATGAAGAGACACTCTGGGGATTACCAGGTGGAAGAATTTGGACTGAATGGTACTTTACTGAAACAACTCAGTGTACATTTAGAAATAAGAG CTCCTGTGTCAGAGCCAGTTGTGTCTCAGATGTGTTTGTCACCAGAACAAATGAAGGTCAGCTGTTTCTCTGAGGGAGATGAAGTCGAGCTCATTTTGAGTTTGGACGGTTACGTACTGATGCACACTAGAGTCCACAGCCAGTCCCCGAGCTGCATGACAGCAAACATGCACTCACAGGCTGGGAGTGTAACTACACCACAAGACAAAGCCGGTGCTTCAAATGTGAGCATCAGCTTACACGGTCAGCTGATGGGAAACTTGACCTGTCATGTTTGGAACAGTTTCAGCAAACATGAAGCTGTTATTCACCTGACAGGCTGTAAAG cTTCCAATTCCGACTTCCTTGTTGGGACTGTGGCTATGATAGCTGGTGCTGTTATTGTCCTTCTTGTCCTTTTGGACCCATGTCTTGGTATTTATCAGTTACATAAGAAAACACAACCCACAGCAATTAAGGAAG